A DNA window from Daucus carota subsp. sativus chromosome 3, DH1 v3.0, whole genome shotgun sequence contains the following coding sequences:
- the LOC108210884 gene encoding stemmadenine O-acetyltransferase — translation MGEASGIEKMVVQIVSKENIVPAAPTPDSLKTYKLSVLDQTQVKLYVPLMLFYLNSNSGDLDSFISDKSELLKKSLSESLTRFYPLAGKVRDDFHIDCNDEGVLYIETRVDCSLLDFLSQSPGDETINRLVPEEARDSPMGNYLLIIQVNIFSCGGIAICTCISHKFMDGTTYTLFMKDWTAVARGSSSEIVNPSFIVPSLFPQIPSLSFKSPMSFSNIKFVSQRFVFDSLKIAALKAQPKLLSSGSESSRFEVITALLWKCAAKAACKSDDDSLEKPFNLGVITNLRGKNCIPKNSVGNLIWPGLAQCQLSPELEHKTLVDQIKECKSGTNDEFVEAITGDAGTLVLLNVAKLMSCDEISFSLWITSMCNMGLYELDFGWGKPVWFYYCNLKLVNFISLCDIGAGGIQAVVSLSEEEMAVFENDPDLLAFASVNPAPL, via the exons ATGGGTGAAGCAAG TGGTATAGAGAAAATGGTTGTTCAGATTGTTTCAAAGGAGAACATTGTGCCAGCTGCTCCAACGCCTGACTCGTTGAAAACATATAAGCTTTCGGTTCTTGATCAGACCCAAgttaagctttatgttccactGATGCTGTTTTACCTCAACAGCAACTCTGGTGATCTGGACTCTTTCATATCAGACAAGTCAGAACTTCTAAAGAAATCGTTGTCAGAAAGCTTAACTAGGTTCTACCCTTTGGCTGGAAAGGTTCGAGATGATTTTCACATTGATTGTAATGATGAAGGAGTTCTCTACATAGAAACTCGAGTAGATTGTAGTCTCCTGGATTTCCTCAGTCAGTCTCCAGGAGACGAAACAATCAACAGATTAGTCCCTGAGGAAGCCAGGGATTCACCCATGGGAAATTATCTTCTTATAATTCAAGTGAACATCTTCAGTTGTGGTGGAATTGCAATATGTACTTGCATTTCCCACAAATTTATGGATGGAACCACCTACACGTTATTTATGAAAGATTGGACCGCTGTAGCCAGAGGATCTTCTTCAGAAATTGTGAATCCTAGTTTCATTGTTCCATCATTGTTTCCACAGATTCCTTCTCTGTCGTTTAAAAGTCCCATGAGCTTCAGTAATATCAAGTTCGTTTCTCAAAGGTTCGTCTTTGATAGTTTAAAGATAGCCGCGCTAAAGGCCCAACCTAAGCTTTTATCATCAGGGAGTGAATCATCTCGGTTTGAAGTTATAACAGCCTTGTTATGGAAATGTGCTGCTAAAGCTGCTTGCAAATCAGACGACGATTCTCTGGAAAAACCTTTTAACTTGGGTGTGATTACTAATCTTCGAGGCAAGAACTGTATTCCAAAAAACTCCGTAGGGAATCTTATTTGGCCTGGTTTAGCACAATGTCAGCTATCCCCTGAACTCGAACATAAGACATTGGTGGATCAAATAAAGGAATGCAAGTCGGGAACAAACGACGAATTTGTTGAGGCTATAACGGGAGATGCTGGAACTCTAGTTCTTCTTAATGTTGCAAAACTGATGTCCTGTGATGAAATATCTTTCTCTCTTTGGATCACTAGCATGTGTAATATGGGCCTCTATGAACTTGATTTCGGATGGGGAAAACCGGTCTGGTTCTATTATTGCAATTTGAAATTGGTGAATTTCATCTCCTTGTGTGACATAGGAGCAGGTGGAATTCAAGCAGTAGTTTCCTTAAGCGAAGAAGAAATGGCGGTTTTTGAGAATGATCCGGATCTGCTTGCTTTCGCTTCTGTAAACCCTGCTCCTCTTTGA
- the LOC108213297 gene encoding stemmadenine O-acetyltransferase isoform X1, giving the protein MLQMGIKSGERLGDMEKMVVQIVTEENILPAASTPISSKEFKLSVLDQTQVKIYLPLTLFYHNNNTSNLSSVISDNSKLLKQSLSETLTRFYPFAGKVRDDFYIDCNDEGVHYIETRVSVSLLKFLSKSPGDEMIRSLIPAKARESPLGNYVLIIQVNIFSCGGIALCTCISHKIVDGTTYTLFMKDWTAAARGSFSEIVHPNFTDASLFPQIPSLLYKSPADFSRSDFPSQRFVFSGPKLAALKAQTKVLRSECEPSRFEVVAALLWKCVAKAASRLDEISIGKPFNLGVIINLRGKNCVPKNSVGNLVWPGLAQCKLSPQLELMELVHQIKKCKAEINDEFVEAIKGDDGTPTFVGIAEKMTSKETSFSLWITSMCNMGLYELDFGWGKPAWFYFCNLYSENFISLCDTAVGDGIEAIVSLSKENMVVFENDPEVLAFASVNPALI; this is encoded by the exons atgctGCAAATGGGGATAAAATCGGGGGAGCGACTAGG TGACATGGAGAAAATGGTGGTTCAAATTGTTACAGAGGAGAACATTTTACCAGCTGCTTCAACACCGATCTCCTCGAAAGAATTTAAACTTTCGGTTCTTGATCAAACTCAAGTTAAGATTTATCTTCCACTGACGTTGTTTTATCATAACAACAACACTAGCAATCTCAGTTCTGTCATTTCAGATAACTCAAAACTTCTGAAGCAGTCATTGTCAGAAACCTTAACTCGATTTTACCCTTTTGCTGGAAAGGTTCGAGATGATTTTTACATTGATTGTAATGATGAAGGAGTTCATTACATCGAGACACGAGTAAGTGTCAGTCTCTTGAAATTCCTCAGTAAATCTCCAGGAGATGAAATGATCAGAAGTTTAATTCCAGCCAAGGCCAGAGAATCACCTTTAGGAAATTATGTTCTGATAATTCAAGTGAACATTTTTAGTTGTGGTGGAATTGCGCTATGTACCTGCATTTCTCACAAAATTGTGGATGGAACCACATACACATTGTTTATGAAAGACTGGACAGCTGCAGCCAGGGGATCTTTTTCGGAAATTGTACATCCAAATTTCACTGATGCATCATTGTTTCCGCAAATTCCTTCTCTATTGTACAAAAGTCCTGCTGATTTCAGCAGAAGTGACTTTCCATCCCAGAGGTTCGTGTTTAGTGGTCCAAAGTTAGCAGCCTTAAAGGCCCAAACCAAGGTTTTAAGATCAGAATGTGAACCATCTCGATTTGAAGTTGTAGCAGCCTTGTTATGGAAATGTGTTGCTAAAGCTGCTTCCAGATTAGATGAAATCTCTATAGGGAAGCCTTTTAATTTGGGGGTGATCATCAATCTTCGCGGAAAGAACTGTGTACCAAAAAACTCTGTGGGAAATCTTGTTTGGCCTGGTTTAGCACAATGCAAGCTTTCCCCTCAGCTAGAACTGATGGAATTGGTCCATCAAATAAAGAAGTGCAAGGCGGAAATcaatgatgagtttgttgaGGCTATAAAGGGAGACGATGGAACTCCAACTTTTGTTGGAATTGCAGAAAAGATGACATCTAAGGAAACATCTTTCTCTCTTTGGATCACTAGCATGTGTAACATGGGTCTCTATGAACTTGATTTCGGATGGGGAAAACCGGCCTGGTtctatttttgcaatttatatTCCGAGAATTTCATCTCCTTATGTGACACAGCAGTAGGTGATGGAATTGAAGCAATAGTTTCCTTGAGCAAAGAAAATATGGTGGTTTTTGAGAATGATCCGGAGGTTCTTGCTTTCGCTTCAGTGAACCCTGCTCTAATATAG
- the LOC108213297 gene encoding stemmadenine O-acetyltransferase isoform X2 → MEEASDMEKMVVQIVTEENILPAASTPISSKEFKLSVLDQTQVKIYLPLTLFYHNNNTSNLSSVISDNSKLLKQSLSETLTRFYPFAGKVRDDFYIDCNDEGVHYIETRVSVSLLKFLSKSPGDEMIRSLIPAKARESPLGNYVLIIQVNIFSCGGIALCTCISHKIVDGTTYTLFMKDWTAAARGSFSEIVHPNFTDASLFPQIPSLLYKSPADFSRSDFPSQRFVFSGPKLAALKAQTKVLRSECEPSRFEVVAALLWKCVAKAASRLDEISIGKPFNLGVIINLRGKNCVPKNSVGNLVWPGLAQCKLSPQLELMELVHQIKKCKAEINDEFVEAIKGDDGTPTFVGIAEKMTSKETSFSLWITSMCNMGLYELDFGWGKPAWFYFCNLYSENFISLCDTAVGDGIEAIVSLSKENMVVFENDPEVLAFASVNPALI, encoded by the exons ATGGAAGAAGCAAG TGACATGGAGAAAATGGTGGTTCAAATTGTTACAGAGGAGAACATTTTACCAGCTGCTTCAACACCGATCTCCTCGAAAGAATTTAAACTTTCGGTTCTTGATCAAACTCAAGTTAAGATTTATCTTCCACTGACGTTGTTTTATCATAACAACAACACTAGCAATCTCAGTTCTGTCATTTCAGATAACTCAAAACTTCTGAAGCAGTCATTGTCAGAAACCTTAACTCGATTTTACCCTTTTGCTGGAAAGGTTCGAGATGATTTTTACATTGATTGTAATGATGAAGGAGTTCATTACATCGAGACACGAGTAAGTGTCAGTCTCTTGAAATTCCTCAGTAAATCTCCAGGAGATGAAATGATCAGAAGTTTAATTCCAGCCAAGGCCAGAGAATCACCTTTAGGAAATTATGTTCTGATAATTCAAGTGAACATTTTTAGTTGTGGTGGAATTGCGCTATGTACCTGCATTTCTCACAAAATTGTGGATGGAACCACATACACATTGTTTATGAAAGACTGGACAGCTGCAGCCAGGGGATCTTTTTCGGAAATTGTACATCCAAATTTCACTGATGCATCATTGTTTCCGCAAATTCCTTCTCTATTGTACAAAAGTCCTGCTGATTTCAGCAGAAGTGACTTTCCATCCCAGAGGTTCGTGTTTAGTGGTCCAAAGTTAGCAGCCTTAAAGGCCCAAACCAAGGTTTTAAGATCAGAATGTGAACCATCTCGATTTGAAGTTGTAGCAGCCTTGTTATGGAAATGTGTTGCTAAAGCTGCTTCCAGATTAGATGAAATCTCTATAGGGAAGCCTTTTAATTTGGGGGTGATCATCAATCTTCGCGGAAAGAACTGTGTACCAAAAAACTCTGTGGGAAATCTTGTTTGGCCTGGTTTAGCACAATGCAAGCTTTCCCCTCAGCTAGAACTGATGGAATTGGTCCATCAAATAAAGAAGTGCAAGGCGGAAATcaatgatgagtttgttgaGGCTATAAAGGGAGACGATGGAACTCCAACTTTTGTTGGAATTGCAGAAAAGATGACATCTAAGGAAACATCTTTCTCTCTTTGGATCACTAGCATGTGTAACATGGGTCTCTATGAACTTGATTTCGGATGGGGAAAACCGGCCTGGTtctatttttgcaatttatatTCCGAGAATTTCATCTCCTTATGTGACACAGCAGTAGGTGATGGAATTGAAGCAATAGTTTCCTTGAGCAAAGAAAATATGGTGGTTTTTGAGAATGATCCGGAGGTTCTTGCTTTCGCTTCAGTGAACCCTGCTCTAATATAG
- the LOC108213297 gene encoding stemmadenine O-acetyltransferase isoform X3 yields the protein MEKMVVQIVTEENILPAASTPISSKEFKLSVLDQTQVKIYLPLTLFYHNNNTSNLSSVISDNSKLLKQSLSETLTRFYPFAGKVRDDFYIDCNDEGVHYIETRVSVSLLKFLSKSPGDEMIRSLIPAKARESPLGNYVLIIQVNIFSCGGIALCTCISHKIVDGTTYTLFMKDWTAAARGSFSEIVHPNFTDASLFPQIPSLLYKSPADFSRSDFPSQRFVFSGPKLAALKAQTKVLRSECEPSRFEVVAALLWKCVAKAASRLDEISIGKPFNLGVIINLRGKNCVPKNSVGNLVWPGLAQCKLSPQLELMELVHQIKKCKAEINDEFVEAIKGDDGTPTFVGIAEKMTSKETSFSLWITSMCNMGLYELDFGWGKPAWFYFCNLYSENFISLCDTAVGDGIEAIVSLSKENMVVFENDPEVLAFASVNPALI from the coding sequence ATGGAGAAAATGGTGGTTCAAATTGTTACAGAGGAGAACATTTTACCAGCTGCTTCAACACCGATCTCCTCGAAAGAATTTAAACTTTCGGTTCTTGATCAAACTCAAGTTAAGATTTATCTTCCACTGACGTTGTTTTATCATAACAACAACACTAGCAATCTCAGTTCTGTCATTTCAGATAACTCAAAACTTCTGAAGCAGTCATTGTCAGAAACCTTAACTCGATTTTACCCTTTTGCTGGAAAGGTTCGAGATGATTTTTACATTGATTGTAATGATGAAGGAGTTCATTACATCGAGACACGAGTAAGTGTCAGTCTCTTGAAATTCCTCAGTAAATCTCCAGGAGATGAAATGATCAGAAGTTTAATTCCAGCCAAGGCCAGAGAATCACCTTTAGGAAATTATGTTCTGATAATTCAAGTGAACATTTTTAGTTGTGGTGGAATTGCGCTATGTACCTGCATTTCTCACAAAATTGTGGATGGAACCACATACACATTGTTTATGAAAGACTGGACAGCTGCAGCCAGGGGATCTTTTTCGGAAATTGTACATCCAAATTTCACTGATGCATCATTGTTTCCGCAAATTCCTTCTCTATTGTACAAAAGTCCTGCTGATTTCAGCAGAAGTGACTTTCCATCCCAGAGGTTCGTGTTTAGTGGTCCAAAGTTAGCAGCCTTAAAGGCCCAAACCAAGGTTTTAAGATCAGAATGTGAACCATCTCGATTTGAAGTTGTAGCAGCCTTGTTATGGAAATGTGTTGCTAAAGCTGCTTCCAGATTAGATGAAATCTCTATAGGGAAGCCTTTTAATTTGGGGGTGATCATCAATCTTCGCGGAAAGAACTGTGTACCAAAAAACTCTGTGGGAAATCTTGTTTGGCCTGGTTTAGCACAATGCAAGCTTTCCCCTCAGCTAGAACTGATGGAATTGGTCCATCAAATAAAGAAGTGCAAGGCGGAAATcaatgatgagtttgttgaGGCTATAAAGGGAGACGATGGAACTCCAACTTTTGTTGGAATTGCAGAAAAGATGACATCTAAGGAAACATCTTTCTCTCTTTGGATCACTAGCATGTGTAACATGGGTCTCTATGAACTTGATTTCGGATGGGGAAAACCGGCCTGGTtctatttttgcaatttatatTCCGAGAATTTCATCTCCTTATGTGACACAGCAGTAGGTGATGGAATTGAAGCAATAGTTTCCTTGAGCAAAGAAAATATGGTGGTTTTTGAGAATGATCCGGAGGTTCTTGCTTTCGCTTCAGTGAACCCTGCTCTAATATAG
- the LOC108211724 gene encoding stemmadenine O-acetyltransferase → MEEASYMEEMVVQIVSKENILPAASTPDSLKEFKLSVLDQTQVKLYVPLTLFYHNNNTSDLDSVISDKSKRLKQSLSETLTRFYPFAGKVRDDFYIDCNDEGVHYIVTRVNVSLPDFLSKSPGDEMIKRLIPAKARESPLGNYVLIIQVNIFSCGGIALCTCISHKILDGSTYALFLKDWTAAARGSSSEIVHPSFTGPSLFPQIPSLLYKCPIDFSKINFPSQRFVFSGPKLAALKAETKVLTSECVPSRFEVVAALLWKCVAKAASKSYENSLGKPFNLGVIINLRGKNCVPKNSVGNLVWLGLAQCKLSHELDHTTLVNQIKKCKAQINDDFVEALKGDDGTPTFVKIAEMITSEETSFSVWITSMCNMSLYELDFGWGKPAWFYFCNLYFTNFISLCDTGTGGGIEAVVSLREEEMAVFENDPELLAYASVNPALL, encoded by the exons ATGGAAGAAGCAAG TTACATGGAGGAAATGGTTGTTCAAATTGTTTCAAAGGAGAACATTTTACCAGCTGCTTCAACACCAGACTCCTTGAAAGAATTCAAACTTTCTGTTCTTGATCAAACTCAAgttaagctttatgttccattGACGTTGTTTTATCATAACAACAACACTAGCGATCTCGATTCTGTAATTTCAGATAAATCAAAACGTCTGAAGCAATCATTGTCAGAAACCCTAACCCGATTTTACCCTTTTGCTGGAAAGGTTCGAGATGATTTTTACATTGATTGTAATGATGAAGGAGTTCACTACATCGTGACACGAGTAAATGTCAGTCTCCCGGATTTCCTGAGTAAATCTCCAGGAGATGAAATGATCAAACGTTTAATTCCAGCGAAGGCCAGAGAATCGCCTCTAGGAAATTATGTTCTGATAATTCAAGTGAACATATTCAGTTGTGGTGGAATTGCACTGTGTACTTGCATTTCCCACAAAATTTTGGATGGAAGTACTTACGCGTTGTTCTTAAAAGATTGGACAGCTGCAGCCAGAGGATCTTCTTCGGAAATTGTACATCCAAGCTTCACTGGACCATCATTGTTTCCTCAAATTCCATCTCTATTGTACAAGTGTCCTATTGACTTCAGTAAAATTAACTTTCCTTCCCAGAGGTTCGTCTTTAGTGGTCCGAAGTTAGCAGCTCTAAAGGCCGAAACCAAGGTCTTAACATCAGAATGTGTCCCATCTCGATTTGAAGTTGTAGCAGCCTTGTTATGGAAATGTGTTGCTAAAGCTGCTTCCAAATCATACGAAAACTCTCTGGGAAAGCCTTTTAACTTGGGGGTGATCATCAATCTTCGCGGAAAGAACTGTGTACCAAAAAACTCTGTAGGAAATCTTGTTTGGCTTGGTTTAGCACAATGCAAGCTTTCCCATGAACTAGATCATACGACATTGGtcaatcaaataaaaaagtGCAAGGCACAAATCAATGACGACTTTGTGGAGGCTTTAAAGGGAGACGATGGAACTCCAACTTTCGTTAAAATTGCAGAAATGATAACCTCTGAGGAAACATCTTTCTCTGTTTGGATCACGAGCATGTGTAACATGAGTCTCTATGAGCTTGATTTCGGATGGGGAAAACCGGCCTGGTtctatttttgcaatttatatTTCACGAATTTCATCTCCTTATGTGATACGGGAACAGGTGGTGGGATCGAAGCAGTAGTTTCATTACGCGAAGAAGAAATGGCAGTGTTTGAGAATGATCCGGAGTTGCTTGCTTACGCTTCAGTAAACCCTGCGCTTCTATGA
- the LOC108211725 gene encoding protein IQ-DOMAIN 17 has product MGKNNTSGGHSLLNVVKKAFGSPTKSTKSSRSEQHEQEADEKKRGKRMWIFSKPCIYETTIQHSESANSGTAATCYHSCSSNASSRKLAVNDVRPKADDLSHRRAIALAVATTAAAQAAIMTAQAAAEVVRFASSSEIARKYCNAAVVIQTAFRGYLARRALRALRGIVKLQALVRGHNVRKRAKMTLRCIESLVRVQTRVRDQRRRLSYEGSKESTFGVSISLREIHVANRKSQEKEEKNYGWSEYWEKMSRKSCDKKDPIKTVEIDTAQCYSYRVPGSVCSPMHRRDRNLSSPFPMTPSPCKTKRLQVHSASPRGLKEGRNSIMAQTPTLGSSYHRMFRHENGVSASVPSYMAATASANARIRSESAPRQRPLTPERENVSHVKKRLSFPSPKADVYGVMSDTELERRLSSPSSTRGMQFGTGRRSSTMLRKQPW; this is encoded by the exons ATGGGAAAGAATAACACCTCTGGAGGACATTCATTGCTAAACGTCGTAAAAAAGGCTTTCGGGTCTCCTACAAAATCCACCAAATCAAGCAGGAGTgaacaacatgaacaagaaGCTGATGAGAAG AAAAGAGGAAAGCGGATGTGGATTTTCAGCAAACCATGTATTTATGAAACTACAATTCAGCACAGTGAATCAGCAAACAGTGGGACTGCTGCCACTTGTTATCATAGTTGTTCTAGTAATGCCAGTTCGCGGAAGTTGGCTGTGAATGATGTGAGGCCGAAGGCTGATGATTTGAGTCACAGACGCGCTATTGCATTGGCTGTGGCAACCACAGCAGCTGCTCAGGCAGCAATTATGACTGCTCAAGCAGCTGCGGAAGTTGTGAGATTTGCCAGTTCTTCAGAAATTGCCAGAAAATATTGCAATGCAGCCGTGGTTATTCAAACAGCATTCAGAGGCTATCTG GCAAGAAGAGCACTGCGGGCGCTTAGAGGAATTGTGAAACTACAGGCTTTAGTCAGAGGACATAATGTCAGGAAACGAGCAAAGATGACACTCCGATGCATTGAGTCTCTTGTTCGAGTTCAAACTAGAGTTCGTGATCAACGTAGGAGGCTTTCTTATGAAGGCAGCAAAGAATCTACATTCGGTGTATCCATCAGCTTGAGGGAAATTCATGTTGCAAACAGGAAATCTCAA gaaaaagaagaaaaaaattatggTTGGTCAGAATATTGGGAAAAGATGAGCAGAAAATCTTGTGATAAAAAAGATCCTATAAAAACTGTTGAAATCGACACTGCTCAGTGTTATTCTTACCGAGTCCCAGGTTCTGTTTGTTCTCCCATGCACAGAAGAGACAGAAATCTCTCTAGTCCCTTCCCTATGACACCAAGTCCGTGCAAAACAAAACGTCTTCAGGTCCATTCAGCCAGTCCTCGCGGCCTAAAAGAAGGGAGGAATAGTATAATGGCTCAAACACCAACATTAGGCTCAAGCTACCACAGAATGTTCAGACATGAAAATGGTGTTTCAGCTTCAGTGCCAAGTTACATGGCAGCCACTGCATCAGCCAATGCTCGGATCAGGTCTGAAAGTGCACCAAGACAGAGGCCTTTGACGCCAGAGAGAGAAAATGTGAGTCATGTGAAGAAACGACTATCGTTCCCAAGTCCTAAAGCAGATGTTTATGGTGTCATGAGTGACACAGAATTAGAGAGGAGGCTAAGTAGTCCGAGTTCTACACGAGGCATGCAGTTTGGAACAGGGAGAAGATCAAGCACAATGTTGCGCAAACAACCTTGGTGA
- the LOC108211448 gene encoding small heat shock protein, chloroplastic: MASKAILGCMASPLLSSHSSSKTSPKSSVFFPKPSSFVHNVKLRPRKTRVQAAQDGGDGKESAVEVHRTSSPQNNNEVTSVQQRSRPLAPSISPFGLLDPLSPMRTMRQMMDTMDRMFEDAFSTSLMPGTMDVRSPWDIQQTENEIRMRFDMPGLSKEDVNVTIEDDDVLVIKGNYKKEESGDGDGSWRNQSYSSYNSRLQLPQDCEKDKIKAELNNGVLLITIPKAKVERKVVNVNIE, translated from the exons ATGGCTTCAAAGGCAATCCTGGGCTGCATGGCTTCTCCTTTGCTTTCTTCGCATTCTTCTTCTAAAACTTCTCCGAAAAGCTCTGTTTTCTTTCCGAAACCTTCTAGCTTCGTTCACAATGTGAAGCTAAGGCCTCGAAAAACTAGGGTTCAAGCTGCTCAAGATGGAGGAGATGGTAAAGAGAGTGCGGTAGAAGTTCACCGTACTTCCAGTCCACAGAACAATAACGAGGTAACTTCCGTTCAACAACGATCACGGCCTTTGGCACCCAGTATCTCGCCTTTCG GTTTATTGGATCCGCTTTCTCCAATGAGGACAATGAGACAAATGATGGACACCATGGACCGGATGTTCGAGGATGCATTTTCGACATCTCTGATGCCCGGGACAATGGACGTGCGGTCTCCCTGGGACATTCAACAGACCGAAAACGAAATTCGAATGAGGTTCGACATGCCTGGCCTTTCTAAAGAAGACGTGAATGTCACAATTGAGGATGATGATGTCCTTGTTATCAAAGGGAATTACAAGAAAGAAGAGAGTGGCGACGGAGATGGATCCTGGCGGAACCAGAGTTATAGTAGCTACAATTCGCGGCTTCAGCTGCCTCAGGACTGCGAGAAAGACAAGATCAAAGCAGAGCTCAACAATGGGGTGCTTCTCATTACAATCCCCAAGGCTAAAGTTGAACGCAAAGTGGTTAATGTTAACATCGAGTGA
- the LOC108211449 gene encoding uncharacterized protein LOC108211449, which translates to MGNCLLVCGHNRVSCLAAVETSKNANIVQLLKSDGEILEFSTPVLVKDVLTNFSGFNIALAEKTPLHLPPDFWLELGNKYHLIPSVETLETVEEPRFVEKDSGVKRIKVVITKKQLQDLLSQEVLAVDIISVLRSKTCDDYDDDDEDDSRIWKPKLESIPEEHETGSLSSVITS; encoded by the coding sequence ATGGGAAATTGCTTACTTGTGTGCGGACACAACAGAGTTTCTTGTCTCGCAGCAGTTGAAACAAGCAAGAATGCAAATATAGTGCAGCTTCTAAAAAGTGACGGAGAGATCCTCGAGTTTTCGACACCGGTACTCGTAAAAGACGTGCTGACAAACTTCTCAGGTTTCAATATTGCTCTGGCGGAGAAAACTCCCCTGCATCTTCCTCCGGACTTCTGGTTAGAATTGGGAAATAAATACCATCTTATTCCTTCCGTTGAGACGTTAGAAACTGTTGAAGAACCTCGATTTGTCGAAAAAGATAGCGGTGTCAAGAGGATTAAAGTTGTTATAACGAAGAAACAACTGCAGGATTTGCTCTCGCAAGAAGTGTTGGCTGTTGATATCATCTCCGTGCTTCGGAGTAAAACATGTGATGATTACGACGACGATGACGAAGATGATTCTAGAATTTGGAAGCCGAAGCTGGAATCGATACCAGAAGAACACGAGACAGGTAGCTTAAGTTCTGTAATAACCAGCTAG